In one Komagataeibacter sp. FNDCR2 genomic region, the following are encoded:
- a CDS encoding HAD family phosphatase — protein MVPAALRPDGTLKLVIFDCDGVLIDSEGPSCRMIARSIREYGREISDDEAVRRFAGHALTALKHEIEQAEGISLPGDWPARMQRNLVTLMRNEAETIDGAPAMLRGVAELGLPYRIGSNSSSMEMEAKFTRTGLDALIVPACIHSARDMGCPKPDPAVYLAAARAQDVPPDACIVLEDTETGARAAQAAGMGCVLLRPARLPAPSWPGLLRIAHLDEFVPLLRRILSSQDGAGDRA, from the coding sequence ATGGTACCTGCCGCCCTGCGCCCCGACGGGACGCTCAAGCTCGTCATCTTTGATTGCGATGGTGTCCTGATCGACAGCGAGGGGCCGTCATGCCGGATGATCGCCCGCTCGATACGCGAATATGGCCGCGAGATCAGCGATGACGAAGCGGTCCGCCGCTTCGCGGGGCATGCGCTGACGGCGCTGAAGCATGAGATCGAACAGGCGGAGGGGATCAGCCTGCCCGGTGACTGGCCCGCGCGGATGCAGCGCAACCTTGTCACCCTCATGCGCAATGAGGCCGAAACCATTGACGGCGCGCCCGCCATGCTGCGCGGCGTGGCGGAACTGGGCCTGCCCTACCGTATCGGATCCAATTCCTCGTCCATGGAAATGGAGGCGAAATTCACCCGCACCGGCCTGGATGCGCTGATTGTTCCCGCATGCATCCATTCCGCGCGGGACATGGGCTGCCCCAAGCCGGACCCGGCGGTCTATCTGGCCGCGGCGCGGGCACAGGATGTGCCGCCCGATGCCTGCATCGTGCTGGAAGATACCGAAACCGGCGCCCGCGCCGCGCAGGCGGCGGGCATGGGCTGCGTGCTGCTTCGCCCGGCGCGCCTGCCCGCCCCCTCGTGGCCCGGGCTGCTGCGTATCGCGCATCTGGATGAATTCGTGCCGCTGCTCCGCCGTATCCTGAGCAGTCAGGATGGCGCGGGAGACAGGGCGTAA
- the rfbC gene encoding dTDP-4-dehydrorhamnose 3,5-epimerase, translating to MKMESLPLEGVLLLTPPRFDDCRGFFSETYNAALWAKVGITTPFVQDNHSLSRHRGVVRGLHCQVPPCPQGKLVRCSQGAIWDVAVDVRTGSPTFGQWVAATLSAENGSQLWIPPGFLHGFCTLRENTEVQYKCTGLWDRACERVVRWNDETLGIEWPVSDRQAILSPRDEQAPAFSSVIDWFQWP from the coding sequence GTGAAGATGGAGTCCCTGCCACTTGAAGGGGTGCTGCTGCTGACCCCTCCCCGGTTTGACGACTGTCGCGGTTTTTTCAGTGAAACATATAACGCCGCCCTCTGGGCCAAGGTCGGGATCACCACGCCCTTCGTGCAGGATAATCATAGCCTTTCCCGCCATCGCGGCGTTGTGCGCGGTCTGCACTGCCAGGTCCCGCCCTGCCCGCAGGGCAAGCTGGTGCGGTGCAGCCAGGGGGCGATATGGGATGTGGCGGTTGACGTGCGCACCGGCTCCCCCACTTTCGGCCAGTGGGTCGCGGCGACCCTGAGTGCTGAAAATGGCAGCCAGTTATGGATCCCTCCGGGCTTCCTGCACGGTTTTTGCACATTACGCGAAAATACGGAGGTGCAGTACAAATGCACCGGCCTGTGGGACCGGGCCTGTGAACGGGTCGTGCGCTGGAATGATGAAACGCTGGGTATCGAATGGCCGGTAAGCGACCGCCAGGCCATCCTTTCCCCCCGGGATGAACAGGCCCCTGCCTTTTCCAGCGTGATCGACTGGTTTCAGTGGCCATGA
- the rfbD gene encoding dTDP-4-dehydrorhamnose reductase — protein sequence MTSAFPSPPFLTDFRILVTGGSGQLATALHRRGGAAVRVVGRPEFDFGRPDTVVRIMQDIRPDLVINAAAWTAVDAAEDQPDLARQANVEGPALLAWLCAGQAVPVLHVSTDYVFSGMKGQPYTEADPVSPQCVYGRTKAEGETAVLGACAQAMILRTAWVYGPTGRNFIRTMLTAARSHPRLRVVADQSGNPTSAGDLADVLLGIAARILHTGWQPHYRGVFHAAGSGSCTWHELACVALKHAGLTHPVMPITTADWPTPAARPVDARLDCSRLRQVFALELPHWRDSIGPVVAAIVQHDRQAASG from the coding sequence ATGACGTCGGCCTTCCCTTCCCCCCCTTTCCTTACGGATTTCCGTATTCTGGTCACCGGCGGGTCCGGTCAGCTCGCCACCGCCCTGCACCGGCGGGGTGGCGCGGCGGTCAGGGTGGTGGGACGGCCGGAATTCGATTTCGGCAGGCCCGATACCGTCGTCCGGATCATGCAGGACATCCGGCCCGATCTGGTCATCAACGCCGCCGCATGGACCGCCGTGGACGCGGCGGAGGACCAGCCCGACCTGGCCCGGCAGGCCAATGTGGAAGGCCCGGCCCTGCTGGCATGGCTATGCGCGGGGCAGGCGGTGCCGGTGCTGCATGTCTCGACGGATTATGTATTCAGCGGCATGAAGGGCCAGCCCTATACCGAGGCGGATCCGGTCAGCCCGCAATGTGTCTATGGCCGCACCAAGGCGGAGGGGGAAACGGCGGTGCTGGGCGCCTGCGCGCAGGCCATGATACTGCGTACGGCGTGGGTGTACGGCCCGACGGGGCGAAATTTCATCCGCACCATGCTGACGGCCGCCCGCAGCCACCCGCGACTCCGGGTCGTGGCCGATCAGTCCGGCAACCCGACCAGTGCGGGGGATCTGGCCGATGTCCTGCTGGGCATCGCCGCGCGGATATTACATACGGGCTGGCAGCCGCATTATCGCGGTGTGTTCCATGCCGCTGGCAGCGGAAGCTGCACATGGCATGAACTGGCCTGCGTGGCGCTGAAGCATGCGGGCCTTACGCACCCCGTCATGCCCATTACCACCGCCGACTGGCCCACACCCGCCGCGCGGCCCGTGGATGCCCGGCTTGACTGTTCACGGTTGCGGCAGGTCTTTGCACTTGAACTGCCGCACTGGCGCGACAGTATAGGCCCGGTGGTGGCGGCCATTGTGCAACACGACAGGCAGGCCGCATCAGGTTGA
- a CDS encoding electron transfer flavoprotein subunit alpha/FixB family protein, which produces MTVLVYLDHDAGVIRQASRSAIAAATKLGDIDVLVTGADAAAAARAAAAIPGVKKVLQVTDDTGNSELAEPMAALLADLAGNYTHILAASSATAKNVLPRAAALLDVQPIPDIIAVNDADTFVRPIYAGSALATVKSADTKKVITVRASAFDPVPAEGGSAVIEDVALPAGPGGSTFISTELSQSERPELESARVVVSGGRGMQNEENFKLLNPLADRLGAAIGASRAAVDAGFVPNEYQVGQTGKIVAPELYIALGISGAIQHLAGMKDSRVIVAVNKDPEAPIFQVADYGIVGDLFTVLPQLEAELDKAG; this is translated from the coding sequence ATGACCGTACTTGTTTATCTGGATCATGATGCTGGCGTGATCCGGCAGGCGTCCCGTTCGGCCATTGCGGCGGCGACGAAGCTGGGTGACATCGATGTGCTGGTCACCGGGGCCGATGCGGCGGCGGCGGCCAGGGCGGCGGCGGCCATCCCGGGCGTGAAGAAGGTGCTTCAGGTCACCGATGACACCGGCAATAGCGAACTGGCCGAACCCATGGCGGCCCTGCTGGCGGATCTGGCGGGAAACTATACGCATATCCTCGCCGCGTCGTCGGCCACGGCCAAGAACGTGCTGCCGCGCGCGGCGGCACTGCTGGACGTGCAGCCGATCCCGGACATCATCGCCGTCAATGATGCCGATACCTTCGTCCGCCCCATCTACGCGGGCAGCGCGCTGGCCACGGTGAAATCCGCTGACACGAAAAAAGTGATCACGGTCCGCGCTTCCGCCTTCGACCCGGTTCCGGCCGAAGGGGGCAGCGCCGTGATCGAGGACGTCGCCCTGCCCGCCGGTCCGGGTGGTTCGACCTTCATTTCCACCGAACTGTCCCAGTCCGAACGCCCGGAACTGGAATCCGCGCGCGTGGTGGTGTCGGGTGGACGCGGCATGCAGAACGAGGAGAATTTCAAGCTCCTCAACCCGCTGGCCGACCGGCTTGGCGCCGCCATTGGCGCATCGCGCGCGGCGGTGGATGCCGGTTTCGTTCCCAACGAATACCAGGTGGGCCAGACCGGCAAGATCGTGGCGCCGGAGCTTTATATCGCCCTTGGCATTTCCGGTGCGATCCAGCATCTGGCCGGGATGAAGGACAGCCGGGTGATCGTCGCGGTGAACAAGGACCCCGAGGCACCAATCTTCCAGGTGGCCGATTATGGCATCGTGGGGGATCTGTTCACGGTCCTGCCGCAGCTTGAGGCCGAACTGGACAAGGCTGGCTGA
- a CDS encoding nucleoside triphosphate pyrophosphatase translates to MPDDSNLVLKAPPLQAESPPIVLASRSAARRSLLESAGLRVTCQAADVDEHAIRHHGRARGLDADQTALELARAKARAIGGSPGAVVIGADQMLSCQGRWFDKPETVAQARDHLRALRGRSHTLHTAVVLVHEGCEIWRHVARPVLHMRAFSDSFMEGYLAAEGDEILSCVGCYRLEGPGIQLFSRIEGDYAAILGLPLLPLLEALRARHIILQ, encoded by the coding sequence ATGCCGGACGACTCGAATTTAGTACTAAAGGCCCCACCGTTACAGGCGGAGTCGCCGCCGATAGTACTCGCAAGCCGCTCCGCCGCGCGCAGAAGCCTGCTGGAATCGGCGGGGTTGCGGGTGACATGTCAGGCCGCGGATGTGGATGAACACGCCATCCGCCACCATGGCAGGGCCCGTGGGCTGGACGCGGACCAGACCGCGCTCGAACTTGCCCGGGCCAAGGCGCGCGCGATTGGGGGAAGCCCGGGCGCGGTCGTGATCGGGGCGGACCAGATGCTGTCCTGTCAGGGGAGATGGTTCGACAAGCCCGAAACCGTGGCGCAGGCGCGCGATCATCTGCGTGCCCTGCGGGGGCGCTCCCACACGCTGCATACGGCGGTGGTGCTTGTGCATGAGGGATGCGAGATATGGCGGCATGTCGCACGCCCGGTGCTGCACATGCGCGCCTTCAGCGATTCCTTCATGGAAGGCTATCTGGCGGCGGAGGGCGATGAAATCCTGTCCTGCGTGGGCTGCTACCGGCTGGAAGGGCCGGGTATCCAGCTTTTTTCCCGTATCGAGGGCGATTACGCCGCGATTCTGGGCCTGCCGCTCCTTCCGCTGCTCGAGGCACTCCGGGCGCGGCATATCATCTTGCAATAA
- the hemE gene encoding uroporphyrinogen decarboxylase — translation MTETRKPLLATLLGEATWPPPVWLMRQAGRFLPEFRALREKADFLTRCMTPDMAVDITLQPIRRFGMDGAILFSDILILPWAMGQSLEFVPGRGPVLEPVRSMADLARLDPGRVAQAVQPVMETLKRLRAIVDGPEPIGPARPGQVTLIGFAGAPFTVACYMVEGHGSREFEETRTRAYTDPEFFNHLIDLLTTSTAEMLCAQIEAGAEAVMLFDSWSGLLPPSQFRQHVIEPARRITEIINSRHPGVPVIGFPRLGGIMAIEYGQRTGVNALALDTGADMKALAEKLPGTLVLQGNLDPIRVLAGGEGMRQEARAIRDAMKGRPHVFNLGHGVIPATPPEHVGDLIKTIRTV, via the coding sequence ATGACAGAAACACGCAAACCCCTGCTCGCCACCCTGTTGGGAGAGGCGACATGGCCCCCTCCGGTATGGCTGATGCGGCAGGCGGGGCGGTTCCTGCCGGAATTCCGGGCCTTGCGTGAAAAAGCGGATTTCCTCACCCGCTGCATGACACCGGATATGGCGGTGGACATCACGCTTCAGCCCATCCGGCGTTTTGGCATGGATGGCGCGATCCTGTTTTCCGATATCCTGATCCTGCCCTGGGCTATGGGCCAGTCGCTGGAGTTCGTGCCGGGCAGGGGCCCGGTGCTGGAGCCGGTGCGCTCGATGGCGGATCTGGCGCGGCTTGACCCCGGCCGGGTGGCGCAGGCCGTCCAGCCGGTCATGGAAACGCTGAAGCGGCTGCGCGCCATTGTGGATGGCCCCGAGCCGATCGGTCCCGCCCGGCCCGGACAGGTCACGCTGATCGGCTTCGCGGGCGCGCCGTTCACGGTGGCGTGCTACATGGTCGAAGGCCATGGTTCACGCGAGTTCGAGGAAACCCGCACGCGCGCCTACACGGACCCCGAATTCTTCAACCACCTGATCGACCTGCTGACCACATCGACGGCGGAGATGCTGTGCGCCCAGATCGAGGCCGGGGCCGAGGCGGTGATGCTGTTCGATAGCTGGTCGGGCCTGCTGCCGCCCTCGCAGTTCCGCCAGCATGTCATTGAACCGGCGCGCCGGATTACGGAAATCATCAACAGCCGCCATCCGGGCGTGCCGGTCATCGGTTTTCCGCGCCTGGGCGGGATCATGGCGATCGAATATGGCCAAAGGACCGGCGTGAACGCACTGGCGCTCGATACCGGGGCGGACATGAAGGCGCTGGCGGAAAAACTGCCCGGAACGCTGGTGCTTCAGGGCAATCTCGACCCCATCCGCGTCCTTGCCGGGGGGGAGGGGATGCGACAGGAAGCACGCGCCATCCGCGACGCCATGAAGGGACGCCCCCACGTGTTCAATCTGGGCCATGGCGTCATTCCCGCCACGCCGCCCGAGCATGTGGGCGATCTCATCAAGACCATCCGGACGGTGTGA
- a CDS encoding MATE family efflux transporter — MGGNPVKRPHAAFCTGRIIRHVVVMAGTGAIGLMAVFIVDLLNLFYISWLGDPAQTAAIGFAGVISYVQIAVSIGLSIGIGAITGRLIGAGRIEQARRVASSFGVVMLGACFLIGLATAWLAAPLLALLGAKGEAARQATTFLEIVSPGLPLIAVGMGCSGLLRAIGAARISMNVTLMGAVISALIDPLLILVMGLGLKGAAISTILSRLIVALIGFRCVLKHGLFGWPVRTHVLSDTRLVGQVAMPAILTNLATPVGGVFVTHAMAGFGLAAVAGQATIDRIVPVAFAFVFALTGSVGPIMSQNLGAGKLDRVRQTLVASLWLVAACVAITWAILFLTQDIVVRVFSAQGTAAMLIHLFCNWTIAGYVFIGMLFVANSAFNNLGFPLYSTLFNWGRATLGTIPFVWMGMRFGPAGVQVGQVLGSVLFGSCAVMTAFSVVRRLHPGDRATEPAMPVIPPPQSGEAGMIELDELDHST, encoded by the coding sequence ATGGGGGGAAATCCCGTAAAACGACCGCATGCCGCATTCTGCACGGGCCGTATCATCCGTCACGTTGTCGTTATGGCGGGCACGGGGGCCATTGGCCTCATGGCGGTCTTTATCGTCGATCTGCTGAACCTGTTCTACATCTCATGGCTGGGTGACCCGGCACAGACGGCGGCCATCGGGTTCGCCGGGGTCATAAGCTATGTGCAGATTGCCGTATCCATCGGCCTGTCCATCGGGATCGGGGCCATCACCGGCAGGCTGATCGGCGCGGGCCGGATCGAACAGGCCCGGCGGGTCGCGTCCTCCTTCGGTGTGGTCATGCTGGGGGCGTGCTTTCTGATCGGCCTGGCCACGGCATGGCTGGCGGCACCGCTACTGGCCCTGCTGGGGGCGAAGGGGGAGGCCGCGCGGCAGGCGACCACTTTTCTGGAAATCGTCTCGCCCGGCCTGCCGCTGATCGCGGTGGGCATGGGGTGTTCGGGCCTGCTGCGCGCCATCGGGGCGGCGCGGATCTCCATGAATGTCACGCTGATGGGGGCGGTGATCTCGGCCCTGATCGACCCGCTGCTGATCCTGGTCATGGGGCTCGGCCTGAAGGGGGCCGCGATCAGCACCATCCTTTCACGCCTGATCGTGGCGCTGATCGGTTTTCGCTGCGTGCTGAAGCACGGCCTGTTCGGCTGGCCCGTGCGGACCCATGTGCTATCGGATACGAGGCTGGTGGGGCAGGTGGCCATGCCCGCCATCCTGACAAACCTGGCAACGCCCGTGGGTGGGGTGTTCGTGACCCATGCCATGGCTGGTTTCGGGCTGGCGGCGGTTGCGGGGCAGGCCACCATCGACCGGATCGTGCCGGTGGCCTTCGCGTTCGTCTTTGCCCTGACGGGATCGGTCGGGCCGATCATGTCGCAGAATCTGGGGGCAGGAAAGCTGGACCGGGTGCGGCAGACGCTGGTGGCCTCGCTGTGGCTGGTTGCCGCCTGTGTCGCCATAACATGGGCCATCCTGTTCCTGACGCAGGATATTGTCGTGCGGGTTTTCTCGGCGCAGGGCACGGCGGCGATGCTGATCCACCTGTTCTGTAACTGGACCATTGCGGGTTACGTCTTTATCGGCATGCTGTTCGTGGCCAATTCGGCCTTCAACAACCTTGGCTTCCCCCTCTACTCCACCCTGTTCAACTGGGGGCGGGCGACGCTGGGCACCATTCCGTTCGTGTGGATGGGCATGCGCTTCGGGCCGGCGGGCGTGCAGGTGGGGCAGGTTCTGGGCAGCGTGCTGTTTGGATCCTGCGCGGTCATGACCGCCTTTAGCGTGGTCCGGCGGCTACACCCCGGTGACAGGGCGACCGAGCCGGCCATGCCGGTCATTCCCCCACCGCAAAGTGGCGAGGCCGGAATGATCGAACTGGACGAACTCGACCACTCAACCTGA
- a CDS encoding electron transfer flavoprotein subunit beta/FixA family protein codes for MKVLVPVKRVLDYNIKARVKADGSGVETAGFKMSINPFDEIAVEEAVRLKEKGVVTEIVAVSIGEAKAQDTLRTALAMGADRAILVETDTVTEPLAVAKVLKVLVEKEKPDLVILGKQAIDDDMNATGQMLAGLLGRPQATFASRVEAADGEVTVTREIDGGLQTVKLALPAIITADLRLNEPRYASLPNIMKARKKPLEKITPADLGVDMTPRLSVISVAEPPERKAGIKLDSAAELVSRLRNEAKVI; via the coding sequence ATGAAGGTTCTTGTACCCGTTAAGCGCGTGCTTGATTACAACATCAAGGCACGCGTAAAGGCCGATGGTTCCGGCGTTGAAACCGCTGGCTTCAAGATGTCCATCAATCCGTTTGACGAAATCGCGGTTGAGGAAGCCGTGCGCCTGAAGGAAAAAGGCGTGGTGACGGAAATCGTCGCGGTCTCGATCGGGGAAGCCAAGGCGCAGGACACGCTGCGCACGGCCCTGGCGATGGGTGCCGACCGCGCCATCCTGGTGGAAACCGATACGGTCACGGAACCGCTGGCCGTAGCCAAGGTGCTCAAGGTACTGGTGGAAAAGGAAAAGCCGGATCTGGTCATTCTGGGCAAGCAGGCCATTGATGATGACATGAACGCCACCGGCCAGATGCTGGCCGGACTGCTGGGCCGCCCGCAGGCGACATTCGCCTCCAGGGTGGAAGCCGCGGATGGCGAAGTGACCGTCACGCGTGAGATCGATGGCGGGCTGCAGACCGTGAAGCTGGCGCTGCCCGCCATCATCACGGCCGACCTGCGCCTGAACGAACCGCGCTATGCCTCGCTGCCCAACATCATGAAGGCGCGCAAAAAGCCGCTGGAAAAAATCACGCCCGCCGATCTGGGCGTGGACATGACGCCGCGCCTGAGCGTGATTTCGGTTGCCGAACCGCCGGAACGCAAGGCGGGCATCAAGCTCGACTCGGCGGCTGAACTGGTTTCGCGTCTGCGCAACGAAGCAAAGGTGATCTGA